From a region of the Actinopolymorpha singaporensis genome:
- a CDS encoding acyltransferase family protein, which produces MTGPAPGAGRDRYLDLLRALALVRIVTYHAFGWPWLTLLFPSLGVMFALAGSLMAASLERRAAVSVVGARMRRVLVPFGVFAVFVVPAMFLHGWGPPDPSQASGWWARLLLWVVPLDDPPFSQWAWQVNEPLWYVRAYLWFVLLAPLALAAFRRLPVPLIAGSLLAVTLLQLGVLDTGDSPALGRIVTDLTVFGACWLLGFAHHHGQIARLSPRAACALAVPALAVGGWYALTHQTQQGYDLGPIPLAQAYWSFGFVLLLFRFRPRDLGWLRRAWPVDKVVHVFNARAVTIYLWHELALIAAVLVIDWMWSVPSLANTLPLRTNWWKYVLTWPLLVVALLVFGWVEDLAARRKPQLWPRSRSQG; this is translated from the coding sequence GTGACCGGTCCGGCGCCCGGGGCCGGCCGGGACAGGTACCTCGACCTGCTCCGCGCACTGGCACTCGTCCGTATCGTCACCTACCACGCCTTCGGCTGGCCCTGGCTGACGTTGCTCTTCCCTTCGCTCGGCGTCATGTTCGCGCTCGCCGGATCGCTGATGGCTGCTTCGCTGGAGCGCAGAGCCGCGGTGTCGGTGGTCGGCGCCCGGATGCGCCGGGTGCTGGTGCCGTTCGGCGTCTTCGCCGTGTTCGTCGTACCGGCGATGTTCCTGCACGGGTGGGGACCACCCGACCCGTCCCAGGCGAGTGGGTGGTGGGCTCGGCTGTTGCTGTGGGTGGTGCCACTGGACGATCCACCGTTCAGCCAGTGGGCCTGGCAGGTCAACGAGCCGCTGTGGTACGTCCGGGCGTACCTGTGGTTCGTCCTGCTCGCCCCGCTGGCACTGGCCGCCTTCCGGCGGTTGCCGGTGCCGCTGATCGCCGGGTCCCTGCTGGCGGTGACCCTGCTGCAACTCGGGGTGCTGGACACCGGTGACTCCCCTGCCCTGGGCAGGATCGTCACCGACCTGACGGTGTTCGGCGCGTGCTGGCTGCTGGGGTTCGCCCACCACCACGGGCAGATCGCCCGCCTGTCGCCTCGCGCCGCGTGTGCTCTGGCCGTGCCCGCGCTGGCAGTCGGCGGCTGGTACGCCCTCACCCACCAGACCCAGCAGGGCTACGACCTGGGTCCCATCCCGCTCGCCCAGGCGTACTGGTCGTTCGGGTTCGTCCTGCTGCTGTTTCGTTTCCGGCCACGCGACCTCGGCTGGCTGCGGCGGGCGTGGCCGGTCGACAAGGTGGTGCACGTCTTCAACGCGCGGGCGGTCACCATCTACCTCTGGCACGAACTCGCGCTCATCGCAGCGGTCCTGGTGATCGACTGGATGTGGAGCGTGCCGTCCCTCGCGAACACCCTTCCCCTGCGGACGAACTGGTGGAAGTACGTGCTCACCTGGCCGCTCCTGGTGGTGGCGTTGCTCGTCTTCGGCTGGGTCGAGGACCTCGCCGCGAGACGGAAACCACAGCTGTGGCCGAGGAGCCGTTCGCAGGGGTGA
- a CDS encoding DUF305 domain-containing protein: MGAARNVVHKGAYSAVAVAALIGIATLLAGCGGGNGTPAQPADVTVPAGKHNAQDVEFTEEMVEHNLEVVAMSRLAAKKATNAQVKSLAAKIKAAHAPKVAELSAWLKAWGEPVPTMDPTPHMTPHMSPHMTHSPSPGTPTASHSPGMMDEHELSDLRHASGKQFDKMYVEAMIHQYSEAVDEAKIEQAKGLYPSAKKLAAEIVTNYPAEIVKMQALLKKL; encoded by the coding sequence ATGGGTGCCGCACGGAACGTCGTACACAAGGGCGCGTACTCCGCCGTCGCCGTCGCCGCTCTGATCGGCATCGCGACGCTGCTCGCAGGCTGCGGCGGAGGCAACGGCACCCCGGCACAACCCGCCGACGTGACCGTTCCGGCCGGGAAGCACAACGCCCAGGACGTGGAGTTCACCGAGGAGATGGTCGAGCACAACCTGGAAGTGGTGGCGATGAGCAGGCTGGCCGCCAAGAAGGCGACCAACGCGCAGGTCAAGTCGCTCGCGGCGAAGATCAAGGCCGCCCACGCGCCCAAGGTCGCCGAACTGTCCGCGTGGCTGAAGGCATGGGGTGAACCTGTGCCCACCATGGATCCGACGCCGCACATGACCCCGCACATGTCTCCGCACATGACGCATTCGCCCAGCCCGGGAACGCCGACCGCGAGCCACAGCCCCGGGATGATGGACGAGCACGAACTGTCCGACCTGCGGCACGCCTCCGGCAAGCAGTTCGACAAGATGTACGTGGAGGCCATGATCCACCAGTACTCCGAGGCGGTGGACGAGGCGAAGATCGAGCAGGCCAAGGGCCTCTACCCGTCGGCGAAGAAGCTGGCGGCGGAGATCGTCACGAACTATCCGGCCGAGATCGTGAAGATGCAGGCACTGCTCAAGAAGCTGTGA
- a CDS encoding phosphatase PAP2 family protein: MGGWVDDRLMHLLAAHRSEWATGAARTLMWIGTSPTALATVALLAVVVVVATRAYRQAGAVVLAVVTADVVARLLKEIIDRSRPPSDLALVHLGGASMPSTHAALTSAAATALLLATTLRSTRARFLWALILAAGTAVVGVCMVYLGGHWPTDIVAGWTLGTTFGAGAGLLCRGPRAGQRGDQSPGRRDEQPQGS, translated from the coding sequence GTGGGTGGCTGGGTGGACGACCGGCTCATGCACCTCTTGGCCGCGCACCGGAGCGAGTGGGCCACCGGCGCCGCCCGGACGCTGATGTGGATCGGGACCAGCCCCACCGCACTGGCCACAGTCGCTCTCCTCGCCGTCGTGGTCGTCGTGGCGACGCGTGCCTACCGCCAGGCCGGCGCGGTCGTCCTGGCGGTCGTGACCGCGGACGTCGTGGCGAGGCTGCTCAAGGAGATCATCGACCGGTCCCGGCCGCCGTCGGATCTCGCTCTCGTCCACCTCGGTGGCGCGTCGATGCCTTCCACCCACGCGGCGCTCACGTCTGCCGCGGCGACCGCTCTTCTGCTGGCGACGACGCTGAGGTCCACGCGAGCGAGATTTCTGTGGGCACTGATCCTGGCCGCCGGCACGGCCGTCGTCGGGGTCTGCATGGTCTACCTCGGCGGTCACTGGCCCACCGACATCGTGGCCGGGTGGACGTTGGGCACCACGTTCGGTGCAGGCGCGGGGCTGCTGTGCCGCGGTCCCCGCGCCGGTCAGCGCGGCGACCAGTCACCCGGCCGGCGGGACGAGCAGCCTCAGGGCAGTTGA
- the dinB gene encoding DNA polymerase IV, producing MDATILHADLDAFYASVEQRDDPGLRGRPVIVGGGVVLAASYEAKAHGVRTAMGGAQARQLCPQAIVVPPRMSAYSEASAAVFEVFEQTTPLVEGLSIDEAFLDVGGLRRISGAPADIAAKLRRDVLDQVGLPITVGVARTKFLAKVASGVAKPDGLLVVPPDRELAFLHPLNVGRLWGVGEVTAKKLHDRGITTVGHVAELPQSALVAMLGQAAGRHLHALAHNRDPRPVRVGHRRGSVGAQRALGQRPRSTEEVDAILTGLVDRVTRRMRAAGRTGRTIVLRLRFADFSRVTRSHTLSHPTAQTNEILQAVRGLRAAAAPMIERRGLTLVGVAVGNLDDDSAVQLALPFDRRQHDALDEAVDKVRRRFDSGAVTRAALLGRDQGISVPLLPD from the coding sequence GTGGATGCGACCATCCTGCACGCGGACCTCGACGCGTTCTATGCCTCTGTCGAGCAGCGTGACGATCCCGGCCTGCGGGGTCGCCCCGTCATCGTCGGTGGCGGTGTGGTGCTGGCCGCCAGTTACGAGGCCAAGGCCCACGGCGTCCGTACCGCCATGGGAGGTGCGCAGGCCCGGCAGCTGTGTCCGCAGGCGATCGTCGTACCACCCCGGATGTCGGCCTATTCCGAAGCCAGTGCGGCGGTGTTCGAGGTGTTCGAGCAGACGACCCCGCTGGTGGAGGGGTTGTCGATCGACGAGGCGTTCCTCGACGTGGGCGGGCTCCGGCGGATCTCCGGGGCTCCGGCCGACATCGCGGCGAAGCTGCGGCGCGACGTGCTCGACCAGGTGGGCCTGCCCATCACGGTCGGGGTCGCCCGGACGAAGTTCCTCGCCAAGGTGGCCAGCGGTGTCGCCAAACCCGACGGGTTGCTCGTCGTGCCACCCGACCGCGAGCTGGCCTTCCTGCATCCGCTGAACGTCGGCCGGCTGTGGGGAGTCGGGGAGGTGACGGCGAAGAAGCTGCACGACCGGGGGATCACCACAGTGGGGCACGTCGCCGAACTCCCCCAGTCGGCGCTGGTCGCCATGCTCGGTCAGGCGGCCGGGCGGCACCTGCACGCACTGGCCCACAACCGCGACCCCCGACCGGTGCGGGTGGGGCACCGCCGGGGCTCGGTCGGCGCGCAGCGCGCGCTCGGCCAGCGGCCGCGGTCGACGGAGGAGGTGGACGCGATCTTGACCGGGCTGGTCGACCGGGTCACCCGGCGGATGCGTGCGGCGGGGCGCACCGGTCGCACGATCGTGCTCCGGCTGCGGTTCGCGGACTTCTCCCGGGTGACGCGGTCGCACACCCTGTCGCACCCGACCGCGCAGACGAACGAGATTCTCCAGGCGGTACGCGGGTTGCGGGCAGCCGCCGCGCCGATGATCGAACGCCGTGGGCTCACCCTCGTCGGCGTGGCGGTCGGAAACCTCGACGACGACAGCGCGGTCCAGTTGGCGTTGCCGTTCGACCGCCGGCAACACGACGCCCTCGACGAGGCGGTCGACAAGGTTCGACGGCGGTTCGACTCCGGCGCGGTGACGAGGGCGGCGCTGCTCGGCCGCGACCAGGGCATCTCCGTCCCGCTGCTGCCCGACTAG
- a CDS encoding DUF2087 domain-containing protein: MTATSALATSASLLTTLADPDALRMLGWMLEREPAERGAVSRCAQALGLDAPSTARLYGRLTAVGLIAADGPRIEVRADLLRGAAHELDEINPVVRRLEDFPYLRGMFSHGRLTSMPVDDAHLDDLAYFLASFFNRDVSYTEAEVNEIVREVDDDVATLRRLMVDVGVLTRDRNSVYALADKANDPIGARGPS; this comes from the coding sequence GTGACGGCCACGTCCGCGCTGGCGACGTCGGCGTCGCTGTTGACGACGCTCGCGGACCCGGACGCGCTGCGGATGCTCGGCTGGATGCTGGAACGCGAACCCGCCGAGCGCGGCGCGGTCAGCCGTTGCGCGCAGGCGCTGGGACTCGACGCGCCAAGCACCGCGAGGTTGTACGGACGGCTCACGGCGGTCGGACTGATCGCGGCCGACGGACCGCGCATCGAGGTGCGGGCGGATCTGCTACGCGGGGCCGCGCACGAACTCGACGAGATCAATCCGGTCGTACGCCGGTTGGAGGACTTCCCGTACCTGCGGGGCATGTTCTCCCACGGCCGGCTCACCAGCATGCCGGTGGACGACGCGCACCTGGACGACCTCGCGTACTTCCTGGCGAGCTTCTTCAACCGCGACGTCTCCTACACCGAGGCCGAGGTCAACGAGATCGTCCGGGAGGTCGACGACGACGTCGCCACGCTGCGCCGGCTGATGGTCGACGTGGGCGTGCTGACCCGCGACCGCAACAGCGTTTACGCCTTGGCCGACAAGGCGAACGATCCGATCGGAGCCCGGGGCCCCTCCTAG